In Kineosporia sp. NBRC 101731, the DNA window CGGGCGCCGCACCCGGTTGGGGTTCTCGGACCGGCGCGGAGCCTTACGGGCCGGATCCTTCGACCAGTCCGCCGGATCGGAGGTGGGGATCAGGTCGGGGTCGTTCCCGGCCTGGAGGAGGGCGTGCCGCAGGTGGTTGCGGCACTGGATGATCAGTTTGAAGGCCCAGGCGGTGTCGGACGGTTCTTCGTCCAAGGCATTGACGATGGCGGTCCAGGTAGGTTGGGGCGTAGCGAAGGCGGTCACGGTTCGAGTGTGAATGGTCGCCTTGGGTGACACGTACTCCGTTCGGTGGTAACGGTCGTCACACGGAGCCTGGTTAAGGAAGCTCAGGGTGATGATCTCTCGGTCATACCGGACTCCCCAACCCTGACGGCGTACCCCGGACGGGTCCGGGGACACTGGTCCCATGCCTGCTCCTGTGGCCCCCAGCCGTCGTGACCTGTTCCGGATCGGCGGCCTCGCGCTGACCACCCCGGTGCTCCTGGCCGGATGCGGTGCGGGCGGGCAGGAGAGCGCCAACGTCAGCACGCAGGGCAGCGCCGGCCGGCTCCTGCCCAGTGAGGCGACCCTGCCGGAACCGTTCGTGCGCGCCCTGCCCGTGCCGCGCGTCCTCGAACCGGTTCGGACCGACGGCACCACCGAGTACTACGAGATCACCCAGAAGGTGGGAAGCTCGCAGATCCTCGACGGCCCGAAGACCCCGGTCTGGGGCTACGACGGCACTTTCCCCGGGCCCACGATCGTCTCCCGCCGGGGTGCGCGCACCGTGGTGCGGCATCGGAACGAACTGCCCGTACCGGTCTCGGTACACCTGCACGGTGGACGGATTGCGGCCGACCAGGACGGGTACCCCACCGATCTGCTGCATCCCGCCGACGCGACCCAGGGCGACCTGGACGATCAGGGCGAGATGGTCGGGCGGACGGGAGCCCGCGACTACGTCTACGACATCGACCAGCCCGCGGCGACGCTCTGGTACCACGACCACCGGATGGACTTCACCGGTCCGCAGGTCTACCGCGGCCTGGCCGGTTTCCACCTGATCACCGACGACGTCGAAAAGGGACTCGGACTGCCCGAAGGTGACCGGGACATCCCCTTGCTGATCGCCGACCGCTCGTTCGCCGCCGACGGCTCGTTCCTCTATCCCTCGACCGACCCGACCCTGACGAAGACGCCCGGGGTGAGCGAGGACTACATGAGCGGGGTGCTCGGGGACTGTGTGCTGGTCAACGGTGCGCCGTGGCCGGTGATGGAGGTCGAGGCGGTGCGCTACCGGTTCCGGATCCTGAACGCGGCCAACGCCCGCCGGTTCCGGTTACGCCTCCAGGACGGGCCCGCATTCGTCCAGATCGGCAGTGACCAGGGGTTCCTGCCCGAGCCGGTCGAGCAGGTGCGGATCGACGTGGCCCAGGGCGAGCGGTTCGACGTGGTGGTCGACTTCTCCGGGCAGCGGGCCGGGGACGAGGTGACGATGGTGAATGAGCGTGGTTCGGGTGGAACGGCGCAGGTCATGCGGTTCGTGGTGACCGGCAAGGCAGACGACCCGAGCCGGCCGACCGACGAGCTGACCGGTCTGCCCGAACTGGAGATGCTCAGTGAGGCGGACGTGGTGGCCACCCGTGAGTTCACCTTCCGTCGCGGCGGGGCCCAGGCCCACGGCATGAGCCTCTGGACGGTCAACAACCTGGCCTTCGACCCCGACCACGTGATCGCCCGGCCCCGCCTGGGCACCGTGGAGAAGTGGATCGTGACCGCGCAGAACGCCGAGCATCCCTTCCACGTGCACCTGGGTGCCTTCCAGGTGGTGGCGCGGTCCGGTCCCGGTGGTGGCACCAGCGGCTGGAAGGACACCGTGAACCTCGACAACGGTGGCCGGGCCGAACTTCTCGTGCGGTTCGACGGTCACCGGGGCACATACGTGCTGCACTGCCACAACCTCGAGCACGAGGACATGATGATGATGGCCAACTTCGAGGTGGTGTGAGGCCAGGGAAGCCGCGACCGCACCAGGGAGACAGCCGGAACGGCTGTCCTGGGCTCAGTGCGGCACCCGGGCCGCGACGGCCTGGAAGTCGACACCGGTGCGGTGGGGGAAAGCCGTTGTCAGGGTGAAGATGTCGTTACCGGCGACGGTACTCGTCATCGAGATCGGGCCCGGACCTGCGAGTCCCCGCTGCGTGACGGTGATCCGCAGCTCTGCGTTCTTCGGGAGCTCGGTCATGCGGTAGATCGCGTGACAGGTGTCGCCGGCGATGATGACCGACAGGATCTCACCCCGCGGGACCGGAGGCGCATCTTCGGTGGCGGTGAGCGGGTTCGCCACCATCGTGAAGACACCCGCAACGGCGGCCGGGGCCGGGCCGGAGGGCCGCAGCCAGGCGGTCGGCCAGCTGATCGTGCCCGAGATCTCCGCGGTGACCACTCGCTTGGTCAGCACCACCTGGTAGGAGAACCCTTGCGGGTCAGAGGTTTCGCCCCGCATGGCGAGATGTGTGACGAGAATGAGCAGGCCGTCCGGGCCGGTCTCCACGTGGGCCTGGTCGGTGGCGGGCAGATCGTCGCGCGATCGGCCGACATGCACCGTGGCCTGCTCCAGTTGCTCGGCGGGCTCGCGCAGGAGCACGCGGCAGGTGTCGCGTTGCACCTCGTCGCCGCCGGCCTGCCCGGCCGGGTTCGCGATGCCGGACAGCACCACCAGCTGTCGGCCCAGTGCCCCGAGGTCGGTCCGCTGCACCATGTGCCCCGTCACCTGACCGCTGTCCAGCACATCCAGGTCCATGCCCCACCCCGTCCAGCGTGTCGACGTTGACCCCCTGATCGTGCCCCTTCGCGCACGGCGATGTCGGCAACACGCGGGTTCCCGCAGCGGACGATGGGGACGATTCCTGCTGTCGAACACCGTTCTTGCCCAGGAATGACCGGCCGTATCAGGGTGCCGGGTGCGATCGGGGTGCAGAGCCGGGGGTGCAGCGCCGGGAGGCGCGTCGCCCTCACGGTAGGCACGCGAGGGGCGAACCTGTGCGGGACGGCTCAACCGACCCTTTTTGCGTAGGGCAGGTTTCCGGTGAAGTGCAGGACGAGGCCGACGGCGCCCACGACCGGGGCCAGCCCGAAGATGACGGAGGCGACGGTGGCGACGGCCGCGATGAGGCCGGCCTGCTCCGGCGACTGCTGCTGGGCGTAGAACAGCGCCAGCCGGTAGGTGACGATCGCCCCGTAGACCGTCAGGGCGATGATGGCGACCAACACGGCGACCCAGATGATGAAGAAGAGACCGACGCCGACGAAACCAAGAGACATGTCCATGCCCTCAAGAGCGTTCTGCGAGCTGGAACGTTGCACGCGCTGACCTGGCAAAAGACGACCGCCTCCGCAGCGGGGACGCCAGAGTGGCGGCCGGTCGGGCCGGGCGGCGATCACACACCGTAGCGGTGATCCGGGCTCGGTCTGAGCGGCCGCGAGATGGCCGGGGCCTCGCTCAGAGCCGCAGAGTTGTGCTGACGGCCCGGCGCAGATCTTCGGGGGTTGCCGTATTGGGGTCGAGAGCCGCACCACGATCGGCGGTCTCGAGCGCGGCGGCCCCGGCGAACTGGTCGGTGGAGAACGGCAGCACCAGCAGCGGGACCTCGAAGTGGAGCGCCTCGGTGATGCTGTTGTTCCCTCCGTGGCTGATCGCCAGCGCGGACCGTTCCAGGATCGCCACCTGGGGCAGGAAGCCCCGGACCAGCCAGGGGGCGGGCAGCTCGCCGAGCACGGCCGGATCGGCCGAACCGATGGCCAGCGCGACCCGTACCGGCAGCGGGCGCAAAGCCTCGACCACCCGGGCCAGCACGTCGGCGCGAGCCGACAGGAAGCTACCGAAACTGACGTACACCAAGGGCCGGTCATCGTTCTCGTCCAGCCATTGACGGACTTCGGTGGTCACCTTCTCGGTCCGGATCGACGACCCCAGGAAGCGGTGCGCAGGCAATAACGCCGTCCGTCGGGAGGGGTGCAGGACGGCGGGGTAGTTGAACAGCACGGTGGGGCCGTGGGCGGCGAACGCATCGTCCAACGCGGCGGCGCCCGGATCGAGCACCGCCACCGCGGCGTTCACCTCGGCCGTGAACTCGTCCCTGACATTGATGCAGAGCCGTTCCAGGGCAGCCAGTTCCGTCGGGCCGGGGTGGAAGCAGCCGGGCCAGGTGGACGGGTACCCGTAGATCTCGACCCCGACCGGAAGCGCGGTCGGATGACCGAGAACGACGTCCTGGAAGGGAATCCCAGCGGCGCGCAGGGCCAGGGTGGCGCTGAAGGCCAGATGGTCGACGATCACCTGGTCCGGTTTCACCTGCTCGATCACCTGCAGCACGGCCCGGGCCGTCGGCACCGGGGCCCAGAGCAGGTCGTTGCGTCTGGCCTCGGCCTGGTAGGCCAGGGTCGCCACCATCCCGTGGTGCGTCGCGGCGAAGAAACCGCGCAGCGCGTCGTCCTCGCCGACGGGCTGTTGCTCGGCCCGGATGACACCCGGGTTCGACCCGCGCCCCAGCACCAGATCGATGCGCTCAAAACCGAATTCGGCCACCACGGCGGCCGTCGCCGGTCCGGTGGCCACCACCACCCGCTCACCGGGTCGGCGTTGGGCGGTCGCGATCGTCGCCAACGGCAGAAGGTGCGAGGCGTAGTCCGGACTGATCACCAGGAGCGTCATCGGCGGGACAGTTCGGTGACGCCGGCGTACACCCCGGCCAGGGTCGCGGCCATCGCCTGAACGGTGAACCGGTCGCGGACCAACGTCGCGACCTTGTCCACCCGTTGCTCGTGGTCGGATCGGGCGGCCAGTTCCAGAGCGGCAGCCATCCCGCCGGCCACGGCGGCCGGTTCCCGGGTGTTCACCAGCAGACCGGTGACACCTGGTTCGACATAGGTGGCGGGACCACCGCCGTCCGGGGCGACGACGACCAGACCGGCGGCCATCGCCTCCAGGACGGCCAGCCCGAACTCCTCCTTCAGGCTTCCGCAGACGTAGATACCGTCGGCGCCGACCAGGGGTGACAGGCCGAGCCGGGCCGCGGCCAGCCAGCGGGCGACGTCGTCGTTCGGCCGGTGCCCGGCCAGCACCAGGCCCTCCGCGGCGGCCGGGTACTCGGCCAGCAGCGCCTGGATCAACTCCAGCTGCCCCTGCTCCTCCGGCGACGGATCGTCCAGGTCACCGCCGACGATCACCAGGTTGCAGCGTTCGCGCAGCGCCGGGTCGCCGGCCCAGGCCTCGACCACGGTGGCCATCCCCTTCACCCGGTGCAGTCGGCCGACGCTGATCGCCAGCGGGAGACTGTGCCGATGGACCGGCAACCCGGCGATCAGGTCGGTCAGGTCGGTGAGGGCCGGCGCCGGGACGCCGCTGACTCCGCTGATGGTGGCGACCAGGTCGGTGTGGGCGGCGGCGCTGACGGCGAGATCGATCCCTTCGGGCACCACGGTGTACCGGTGCGGCTCGTCCGTGACCTCGATCCCGAGCAGATCACGCAGGGTGTGCTCCAGGTCCGGGCGCGGGAACAGAACGTTGTGAGCGGCGTTCGCGGCCAGCCGCTGCACCAGGCGGGCCCGGAACCAGTAGTGCTCCTGCTCGTCCACCGCACCGAAGTCGGCCCGGGACAGCGCTCCGGTCATGTCCAGCGCGTGAATCACCGCATGGGGATCGGGGGCCAGGGTGAAGACCACCGGGATACCGAGATCCTTGGCCACCGCATCCGCGGCCAGGCTGCCGACG includes these proteins:
- a CDS encoding multicopper oxidase domain-containing protein, which codes for MPAPVAPSRRDLFRIGGLALTTPVLLAGCGAGGQESANVSTQGSAGRLLPSEATLPEPFVRALPVPRVLEPVRTDGTTEYYEITQKVGSSQILDGPKTPVWGYDGTFPGPTIVSRRGARTVVRHRNELPVPVSVHLHGGRIAADQDGYPTDLLHPADATQGDLDDQGEMVGRTGARDYVYDIDQPAATLWYHDHRMDFTGPQVYRGLAGFHLITDDVEKGLGLPEGDRDIPLLIADRSFAADGSFLYPSTDPTLTKTPGVSEDYMSGVLGDCVLVNGAPWPVMEVEAVRYRFRILNAANARRFRLRLQDGPAFVQIGSDQGFLPEPVEQVRIDVAQGERFDVVVDFSGQRAGDEVTMVNERGSGGTAQVMRFVVTGKADDPSRPTDELTGLPELEMLSEADVVATREFTFRRGGAQAHGMSLWTVNNLAFDPDHVIARPRLGTVEKWIVTAQNAEHPFHVHLGAFQVVARSGPGGGTSGWKDTVNLDNGGRAELLVRFDGHRGTYVLHCHNLEHEDMMMMANFEVV
- a CDS encoding glycosyltransferase; the protein is MTLLVISPDYASHLLPLATIATAQRRPGERVVVATGPATAAVVAEFGFERIDLVLGRGSNPGVIRAEQQPVGEDDALRGFFAATHHGMVATLAYQAEARRNDLLWAPVPTARAVLQVIEQVKPDQVIVDHLAFSATLALRAAGIPFQDVVLGHPTALPVGVEIYGYPSTWPGCFHPGPTELAALERLCINVRDEFTAEVNAAVAVLDPGAAALDDAFAAHGPTVLFNYPAVLHPSRRTALLPAHRFLGSSIRTEKVTTEVRQWLDENDDRPLVYVSFGSFLSARADVLARVVEALRPLPVRVALAIGSADPAVLGELPAPWLVRGFLPQVAILERSALAISHGGNNSITEALHFEVPLLVLPFSTDQFAGAAALETADRGAALDPNTATPEDLRRAVSTTLRL